Proteins encoded in a region of the Xylocopa sonorina isolate GNS202 chromosome 1, iyXylSono1_principal, whole genome shotgun sequence genome:
- the LOC143422147 gene encoding uncharacterized protein LOC143422147: protein MKSIILFCLLMVVCNAQIFPPTNILQQATQAIKNAKSSVDDVMSEMERTRRTLVMNTERQMYNYRSQSATIIIDLKDLRMKDIKEKQAQAPGKDAQDCLNKVQSNVMTSSTTGMNDLDRCQNTAKQQFQNELQAFDTAKATGEKLKSDLDRISLECYTSNVFDMANCIFSKVGLANINIRNYKQQVAQMERQAESNKNTILLQQSSCNNAAVSKAREGFTTAIYDAAKCLKN, encoded by the exons ATGAAGTCGATTATCTTATTTTGCCTTTTAATGGTTGTCTGCAACGCGCAG ATATTCCCTCCCACCAACATACTGCAACAAGCAACTCAAGCTATAAAGAATGCTAAATCTTCGGTTGACGATGTTATGTCAGAAATGGAACGAACAAGAAGAACTCTTGTGATGAATACGGAACGACAAATGTACAATTATCGAAGTCAAAGTGCTACTATAATAATCGATTTGAAGGATTTACGTATGAAGGACATCAAG GAGAAACAAGCACAGGCACCTGGGAAAGATGCACAAGATTGCTTGAACAAAGTCCAGAGTAATGTGATGACTTCCTCTACCACAGGTATGAATGATCTTGATAGATGTCAAAACACAGCGAAACAGCAGTTCCAAAACGAGCTACAAGCATTTGACACCGCCAAGGCA ACTGGAGAAAAACTAAAAAGTGATTTGGACCGCATTTCCCTTGAATGTTACACCTCAAATGTATTCGACATGGCAAACTGTATATTTTCAAAGGTAGGACTTGCCAATATAAACATTCGTAACTATAAGCAACAAGTTGCACAGATGGAAAGACAAGCAGAAAGCAACAAAAATACAATACTGTTGCAACAAAGCTCTTGCAACAATGCAGCTGTCTCTAAAGCTCGTGAAGGATTTACCACTGCTATATATGATGCAGCTAAATGTCTGAAAAACTAA